cctcagtcttctcttcctgcTCCTCTTCCCGCGGCGCtctttgttgggagagggcaAGGCTGGCGCAATCGCAGGAGAGGCTTTCGCTTCTGGTCCCGCGATGATCCCTCCAGCCTGTAGGTGGTGGTGGCGACGGCGGCCGACGGAGCCTGTGCGCTctagtcttctcttcttcctcgCTGTTTTCGGCGGAGGCTCCTTGGCCAGAAGTAGAAGACAGACAGCCCTGCCCCTGCTGTTTGCCTGCGTTAGGACCACCGAGTAAGGCAGGCGAGCGGGCGTgcatcgagagagagagagagagagaggaactcaGGCAACCGAAGCTTCCTCTCTCTCCAAGCGTGCCGCCATGTCGGACGGCGAGAAACTCAATTTAGATTCCATTATCGGGCGCCTCCTGGAAGGTGAGCGGCTAGGGCTGGGCACGCCATGAGGAAGCCTTTGCGTTTGCCGGCTGGGATTGGGATGGGAGCAGCAGGGACTGGGGTGGCGGTGGGGAGCCCAAAGGGAAGTGTGCGCGGGGGCTCCTGGCTGCTTCCCGACCCTCCTCCCCCGGCTGGAATGCCGCTCTTTGCGGGAATTCTCACGGACCCCAGCTGCACTTCtctagtgtgtgtgtctgtgcgtgtGCGCGCACCCACCACTTGGTGGGATGAATTGAATTATTTTCGCGTGAAggcgcgtgcgtgtgtgtgtgcgcgcgcgtgtttTTCTTTAGGTATATAATAAAGGTAAGTTTTACGCGGATGAGATGCCCCTTACACTTTTTCCCGCCACCCTATTGTACTCAGATCAAAGAGGATTTAGGTGAGGTGGGGGGGTTACTTCTGTGGAGGAAGTAGCATTTCTAATCCGAGGTAGTGAGGATTGTGTTGCCTCCCAGGAGCTTGCAGTTAGTCCCGTGGAGGACAAAATGAAGTAAAATGTAACCATGGTTTCGTGTATTCGCCCTTGGTTAATTCTTAGCTTCCCTCCTCCGCAAAATCGATGGCAAGCGTGTGCTCTTTTTACCCGATATGTGACTGGCCGGTTGCGGTTCCAATCTCGCCGCTaccggggtgggtgggggaggccTTGATAAGGATCGGGATTCTTGGATCCGAAATGGGCAGCCTGCAGGATGGAGGCTCGGCAGTGGGATTGGTGGACGGCTGCGAGAGAAGGGCGTGTCGATGCCCTTGGGTTTTCCTAGCgtgcgggggggggagtggagggtTTCTTGCGACGTAACCCTAAGAATGACGGTGATCGAGCCCGATGAAGTGATCGGCCTCAGTGCTATAAAGGCGCCGGGTACAGGAGAGAAGCTGTTCCTCTTTTACGAGGCAATCTTGTTTCGCCTTGGCTTTGCTTCCTTGATAGGTTCCGTGGGCGGGGTGGATTGCAGGTGTTAGCCCACCTCCAGCCACGCGCCGGGGAAGACTGTGCGGCGCCCAGCGGTGTTGAGGTCACGACCTGCCGGGGCGGGGCAATTCCGTAAGCCGTCTAACCGGCTCTCTCCTCCCTGGCTTGGGCAGGCGGTTTTAGCCTTGGTGCCACAACCAGAGGCTCCTTTAAGGAGCTTGTCCCGGTCTCTGCTGCACACAGCAGGAAAGAAGGTACATTGAAGTTTAGGATTAGCTGTCCAGGCTCTTCCTGGCCCAGAAAGTTTTTCAGCAAAAACAGCAGCCCATGTCTAACCATGTTTACACAGGAGTAGGCAAGAGGCTGGGGAGACAGGTGTTCTGACACAGTGTGCAGGAGGCATTTTCTTGGCCGTCTAGCTGTATGCATCTGTCCTGCTGCCCTGGGGTTTCATTTTTGCTGTGATTAACCTGAACACCACTTGGTGAGGTGTGATGTGTCTATTCCCATTGCACAGATGGAGGACAGAGGCTGAAAGAAAGTGGCATGTACATAGGAACAGGCGGGCAGAGTCAAGCTTGCTTAGGTTTATCAGACTCTGCATAGGCCTGTGCATTGGATTTGTCCAAGGCCTGTGCTTGGTATACTAGCATTAGTCAGAGTTGGTTActtataggaagttgccttatatcacATCATTGGTtcctctagttcagtattgtctatgctgattggcagcagctcttcagggtttcagagggTTCCAGCCCAACCTGCAGCCAAGGATTGGACCTTAGGACCTGCATCCAAAGCTGATCCCATAAAAGTGATGTGGGTTTTCCGGAAAACTTTAAATTAGAAAATGTTCCGAAACAATTCCTATGCAAAGTAGGAGAATTTGCCTCAGGaaattttctgatgccctagagagtgattaatttagcatgtttattttaatggGATTTAGTAAACAACAtttcagctggtatagcacaggggggaggagagcctggctgggagtccagagtctgtgagttcaaatccccactcatatctgttgggtgtaaagggccagctaaagatcgcccccacagggagtggctcaggggttacgtgccctgccacctgtgcagccgtgggcaagctgcatagtcccaaggagcccagttgcccccagttggcagttgcggacaaggaaggggctggcttgtgcagctgtggcaagctgagcaggccctagccagctgggaaggcctagcctcagtgggaggcaatggtaaaccccctcagaataccgcttagggtagccataaattgggattgacttgaagtcagtccatttccatttcagtaaacaacattaaaaaaattaaaaacttgcAAGCTTGCCTTATTTTACATTTACCATTGTCATCCATACATTGTTACTAATGAAACAGAAAACGTTTtgtggaaaaataaagcactggaatgTTTTTGACCCCACATCATCACTGTGgtctaccaccgagctacagccctgtCCCAGAGAACTACCCAACTGCTCTTGCTATTCCCGAGCCAGGAATGCAGTCCTACCTGTGGCAGTGTGGTGATCGCCATGGCATGGAGGGGAAGTACATGAATTTGGACCTGGCACCAGGACTTTCACTAAAGAGGAAAGCGTTGGGAATATTTCTGCAGGGAGAGGGGGAACTGACATGATAGGAAGGATGTGGTGTGTATTGGAAAATGTCATCTGGCATGTTTTGGTTTTCCAGTGCAAGGCTCCCGCCCTGGCAAGAATGTGCAGTTATCAGAAAATGAGATCCGGGGCCTGTGCCTGAAGTCACGAGAGATCTTCTTGAGCCAGCCCATCTTGTTGGAGCTGGAAGCCCCGCTCAAGATTTGTGGTATGTTTCCATCCATTGTTTCGTACAGTTGTTGTCTATAATCACACAAGAAGGATAAATCTGAAATGTATCCAAATAACTTTGTAAACTGGGGATGCCtagctctctctgtctccctcatgCATCTTTATATACATCACACCTTTATTCATGTACAAATGCATTCATTATGTTCTGCCACTTCTGCACTGTTTTTGGAGATTGGTGGTAAGTTGATGCTATTCCTCTTCCTCGGAAGCGCATCGGATCTGCATTTGTACCCTCACTGGTCCCTCTCTCCTGCTGAAACAGAGAGAGGAGTATATTGTGATCTGTTTATATAAACTGTCAACGGTTTCATCAGCATCTCTTCTGTTGCCAACTTACCCCCCTCCCAGGCGACATCCATGGGCAGTACTATGATCTGCTACGACTCTTTGAATATGGGGGCTTTCCCCCAGAGAGCAACTACCTCTTCTTGGGTGACTACGTGGACCGAGGAAAGCAGTCGCTGGAGACCATCTGCCTGCTGTTGGCCTATAAGATTAAATACCCCGAGAACTTCTTCCTGCTGCGTGGGAACCATGAGTGCGCCAGCATCAACCGCATCTATGGCTTTTATGATGAATGTGAGTGCCGGGCTCCTAGCTAGAATGATGGGGGTGCAAGTATGGTGGCTGCGGGGAGACTTTCACATAGGACGGGGATGTGGCACCTtaggcctgggggctgaatgtggccttccTGTCCGCTGTGCCCGGCTCTCGGGACTCTCCCTGGACCACGCCCCACTCACCAGGCAACATCCCTCCCTGGCCATGCTTTGCCTTTTGAGtttttttggcctggctggaatgtatgcttgaactctgaaaatgcccCTTGATTCTCTGGATTGGAAAATagggtatgtgcatgtgtgttgaagctagcctactgtacaaagttcaCATTTGCATTGACTCCTCCAACTGCTTTTTCTTCTGGGCCCATCCACCGCTGgcttgtggcccttggaaggttgcccagaaggaaatgtggcccttataCTGAAcagtgttccccacccctgacctagaaGAACATGGCAGTATTTGGCTTGGAAAGGTCTGTGTCCCAcaacttctgtctgtcctgactgGGCGGCTCTTCTTTCTCTCCCATTCTCCCTTGATTCCAGCCCCTTAACTCACAGGAATATGGCTACTCAAAacagccctctctctctccctctctcttcgctaaccctcccccccccccggttcgcAGGTAAAAGGCGATACAACATCAAGCTGTGGAAGACCTTCACAGACTGCTTCAACTGTCTGCCTATTGCTGCCATAGTTGATGAGAAGATCTTCTGCTGCCACGGAGGTGGGCCAGCCCAAGAAAAGATGAAGATTGGGTTGGAGGGGAGATGAGCAGAAGCTGCTTCTGTTGCTTGGCGTGTGCAGGGTGTGCTAAGCACCAGCTGAGGTTGCAGTGGTGTGGAGCCTGTCCAGTGGCTTGCAAGCTGTGTTACTggagacaaacaacaacaactgcagcatGCCGTGCCAACAACTTGCTGGGGAATTAGGTGCCTTACTGCATGTTGAGCTGGTGCTCTTTCTTGGGAGGCAGAATAAAATCTGGGAAACATTTACGTGAATGGAAGCAACATACAGATTTTCTCCAAGGGTTTTGTTTATTTCAGATTTTGAAATGAAGGCCTTTTCTAGATCTGTTTTGATCCTCAGTAAGAGCACCAGGTCCCAGCATGTTTGGCAGGGGTGTGCAGGATTCAGGCTTGCAGGATTtcctttgtttgcttttttattgGAACCACAAAGTCCAGTaactggagccaggtgcaaaacagAGGCTGCTGGCAGAGCCAGCTATCTCCTCCGCCCAGCGAGCTATGCACTGGATGACCTTCATATGCAAGTACAAATTTACATCCGAGTTGCTGCAGATAAGGAATTCTAACGCACACAGCTCTAAAACAGTCCAACAGAGCTGCAGAAAGACCTGGTTAATGGCAATATTCATACTTTATAGGTGGGGAACACTGGGGCTGAAAGACTAGTAATTAGCAGAAAATGGCAGATTTTTTTGTTTAAACTAGCCTTTCAAAGGAACAGCAAATCATGTCTGCACTCTTAAGCATAAAGGCTCATTTTACATttgggaacataggaacctgccttattccaatttcagactattggtccgtctagctcagtcctgtcaacactgatgggcagcagctctccagtgtttcagaccagggacatttccagccctactcaGAGATTCCACGtggaacattctgcatgcaaaacacgtgCTTTGCCATGGCTCTACAGTCCTTCCTTAAGGGCCACCAAAGCTCAGATGTTTGCAGTTTAACCATAGATCAGGCAAGGCAATTTGCAAAGCCTGCAAcctctgtttgtgtgtgcgtgcgtgcacactcTTCTTAATGAAGTAGGAGCCAGAACCACTACTCTCATTCTTACAAATCATCCAAAAGTCTACCATCAGACCTCAATCTAACTTTTGCCCACCCTTGATGTAGGGTACTtaattccctttcatttttctttttctgtaattTCCTGTTGCTGCATCTGCCCCCACCCCTTCTCCTTGCAATGGGACAGAAGTAAAGTAGCGGTGGAGGGATTgttgaatgagtgtgtgtgtgcacaaggGGGGTTGGGGTGGAGCTGGAGTGCTTGGAGCAAGGCTGTGCAAAGAGAACCCAAGGAGTTACTGGGAGACTTTCAGCATAAGGGAGGGGATGCCTGGATTATGTAGGTATAAGCTATTTCAGGGAAGAGCGTGTGTAGGGGCAGAGGGCcggccctactgttaggcagagtcCGGCAGTTGCTTTGGGGAGCTGATTTTGGCTGATGTAAAAGAGCAGTGAATTGCTAGGTTTTTCttatttatgttgtatttttaactgCAGGACGGAGGAACTGCAGGTGTTTCTGCACTTTTTTGCTTTCGACACCAGAATAACTTAACTGACTTTAAGTACTATACATCTTGGTTGAGGATAGCCATTTACTGCTTTCCCTCAGAAAAATGGCTTGAGCCAGCTCTGGCAGGGGGTTGACTGGGCACCACTCCCTTGCCTTCCCTTGGCAAGTCTTGACAGTATTATCCCTTGTTTTCCAGGACTCTCTCCTGACCTCCAGTCCATGGAACAGATTCGGCGGATCATGAGGCCCACAGATGTGCCTGATCAGGGTCTGCTTTGTGACCTCCTGTGGTCCGATCCTGACAAAGATGTGCAGGGCTGGGGCGAGAATGATCGTGGGGTCTCCTTCACGTTTGGCTCAGAAGTTGTCGCCAAATTTCTGCACAAACATGATCTGGACTTGATCTGCCGAGCACACCAGGTTGGGGCACAGGGAGCCCTTGAAGAGGGGAGGGTGTCCGTGGGATGTGCTGGGAGTGAGAGAGCTTCAGAAGAGccctcctgctggatcaggccagtggcccatctagtccagcattctgtttgggCAGTGACTGAAGTCTGTGgggagcccccaagcaggacctgagtgcaacagcactttctccacttgtgattcccagcaactggtattcagaaacattatgtctctgacagtggaggcagaatatagccgatgtggctagtagccactgatagcctcatcctcctgTATAGCATAGGTGTGTGCTATTCATGGGCTGGGGAATGCAGGACTGGAGCTGGTGGAGAGTTTGAGGGGGGGATACTGtgctgttaatttttttttaaaaaaggatcagttTCTCCCAGTCACTGAAATAGTGGGGAATTTAGTTCAAAGGCTGACAGTGAAACATAAAGGCCCGAAGAGAGAGTGGTGGTAGATGGCGCACTAGCTTGAGGTGGgagtatgtatatatgtacagcTCCTTCATTGTTCATCCGCCCCTTTCTTTGTCCCCCAATAGGTGGTAGAAGATGGATATGAGTTTTTTGCCAAACGGCAGCTGGTGACACTCTTTTCTGCCCCAAACTACTGTGGCGAGTTTGATAATGCAGGCGCAATGATGAGTGTTGATGAGACGCTTATGTGCTCCTTCCAGGTAAAAACTGTCGAACATAGCATCATATTCAGCTGCCCTTCTTCCCTATTAAACATTGCTCTTCTTTCTTTTGATAGTATGTGGTTTGTAAACAATAGGAgagaagccttttttaaaaagagaaagctgAGGTCCTGGTGATGCAGTATCTTGTGTTGGATGCTAAATCAAATGTATGGAATCTCAGAATATGAGCACAATTCCCTGGATTTTAAGCATATTGAACAAGTGGTATAAATTATTTGTCCTATTTTTTAAATGGCTTATGTATACCGAATTATTGCAACTGTATCAAGATGTGAACCTACACATAGTGAACTGGGACACCTAAGTAACCAGGCTTTTGAGGTTACAGTAACTTCTTTTTTTGCTTGTGAAACTTCTTTATGATGTTGCATTGGAAGTTCTTGCAGTTAGTTTTGCCCAGCACACATCTACTGACCAGAACTGTAAGCCATTTGTAACTGGAACAAAATTCCAAAAACCATACAGGATGGTAATATATTGTATATTACAGTATTTTAGGCCATCTTTCAGTGTAAATAACCTGCTGAGGCAGCTTATAGTACATCCAATACAATAATCTTTAAACTACTATATGAAACAATTACTTAAAAGAACAATAATTAGATGGCGTATTGTCATTGtagtttaataaaaaaattaaaacaatgtcaaaaTGAGCAGTATCATAAAGCcatcaagaaaaaaaaacatcCTGGAACAAATAGGTTTTAAGCCTTGTTGAAGGAGCCAGTCACTTCTCCTTGGTAAAGAATTGCATAGACGTGgggccataactgaaaaggctcCTTCTCTCATGCCTGCTACCCTCATGTTACTGGCTATCGTGCAAATGGGGGATCTAAAGATTATTAGAACGAACCAAAATGTCAGTCAAGAGCAatcttttgagttctccagaacttttcCCATCGGGCTGCACCTTTTCCctaagttttattttattaagtgcAGAAAATGTGACTTAAAAGTGATTGCTTGGTTCCTCATTTATTACCTCTATTGTTTAGCATTTAAACTGGATATGGAATTTGTTTTTGTAGGGGTGTAAGAGGAGATACTGGACCTACCCCCCAGAATCTAatctcttttctcttctcccctttACCCCTCTCCTTGAAATCTATAGATCTTGAAACCAGCTGACAAGAACAAGGGCAAATATGGCCAGTTCAGTGGCCTGAACCCTGGTGGCCGCCCAGTCACTCCACCGCGCAACTCGGCCAAAGCCAAGAAGTAACTAGTCcagcctgcccccccccagctgtaGGTGGGGGCCCAGGCTGTCTTGCATAGCGGTTACACTGTACAGAGGCTGCTTACCTCCCCAGGGCCCAgccatgtaatttttttaaaaaaatgcctgaataAGAATTCAATACCAAAAATGCTGCTCCTCTGGGATTGGGGATGTCTTTATTTTGGGGGGTATTTTTGATTGACTTTTTTGCCAACTTTGTCCTGAAGTCTGCTCCCCTTTTCTCCTGTGGGGGGGGGTTACTACATCTTTTTGAATAAACATGTAAGATTCTTATGTAGCTGCTTCTTTGTTGAACGAAGCTGGGTGTTGAGACAGAATGCTTTTTATTTTGGCCTTGGGAACATGTTTATACACGtattacacacacaaaatgtataTCCTTTAAGGTTTGGCTTGTGAGGAAGCAAGCTGAAGAAGATTTACCTCCctaaccctccccccccacaagTGACAAAGGGCAAAATTGAGTGTACTAATTTTGGGAAGAGTATGAGTAAGAAGCAGGGTCTGTTAGCTGTTTGCTTTTACAGAGCAGCTGCGTGGTTCTGCTTGTGACTTGTGGCTTGGAGGATGAAGCAAGCTCCCCTTAGGACAGGTGTGAGgagactttggccctccagatgttgctaaactacagcaTGCACGGCCAGTGgcttgggatgatgggaactgaagtccaacatcatctagaaggccaaaggttccccacacctgtcctaaGGGGAGCCTTAGGAGGTGAGAAGAAGGATACAGACTACTTAGGAACACAAAAGCTGCCTTAGAgggccagaccattggtctgtccggctcagtactgtctatgctgactcgctgtggctctctaggattccagtcTGTGTGtgttcccagctgtacctggagatgccggcaattgaacctggggctttcaaagcagaagctctgccacttTGCTGTGGCTTTCATCTCTTCCCAGGCTGTTTCCTGTATTTCCCTTGATAAAGTTCTCCACCAGCCGCTGATAATCGAAACATTGTATTCTATCCCTCTTGCTTTGTCACTAGGAGTACAGTAGGTCTTCACTATGGCTTTCTGctttaaatctttctttccctggGCAAAGGGAAGGCAGTTTGTGTGTTTTGGTTCTGAGATCTGCCTCCTCTCCAGAACCAAGTAAGAACATGACTGGGTAAACCACTTTGGCAAGGCTGTCTCTGACCCTTGGTCTATGAATCCTTGATCTAGAGGAGGAATGTGAAACCTAAGAGGGCCAAGCTCATCAGCCAAGACATGAGCACAGGCCACAGCCATAATTTTGCACCAGATAAACCCTACTCATGTATATCTCATAAAAAGAGAGACCTACTATTGTGTAGCAGCTATGAAGAAGGTAAATTCCATATTAGGGATAAATAGAAAAGAGTGAAAACAAAGCTGTCGGTCTCATAATGCAGTTATACAAagtatggtgtgaccacacttggaatactgtgtacaggtcTGGGTGttgcacctcaaaaagaatattgtagagctggggaAATCCTGAGAAGAGGACAACCAAAATAAAGCGAGGGGCTGATGTAACGCTCCTATTAGGAAGggttacaacatttgaggctttttattttagaaaaaggAGTAAAGGCAGGGCCTGATAGACGTGTGGTatggggaaagtggatagagaagtttATCTccctctcctaacactagaagcTGGGAGTCACCTAGTGAAGCAGAATGTTCAAAAATTCAGGACAGCTTATTTGAACAGCGCATAGTTCTACAGAATTTGCTACCACAGGCTGTATAGTGATAAGCACCAATTTTGGTGGTGTTTTAACAAAACTCATGGAGGCTAAgtcaatcagtggctactagctgggATGGCTGTGCATCGGAGAAGGTATGCTTTTGAAATGCTAGTTGCtgagaattgcaagtggggagagggctgttgcgttCACATGCTgcctgtggacttcccatagacatttggttagccactgagaacaggatgctggactagacggccgCACATACATTCTTAAAAGCAGGGAACCGGTAGTAAGCATCTTAAAACTCACATTGCCTGCTAAAATCCCTTTGCCAGCACCTCTGCTGCCTCTCAGCCATCTCTGACCCCCTTGCTAGCAAAGTTCCCTTTGAAGGTGCTGCTGCTCGCCTACCAGTGTTCTTGCTTGCTGAAATTCCTGCTTCCATATCTCTgttgtccaaatctttttcactAGCCATCGCCTGTATCTCACCCTGTCCCCCCTTTGCaatgtttaaatgaaatagggGAGAAAAGCTGAGATGTGCAGTAGCAGTCAATGGCAAACCTTTTCTTTAGTAGGGGCATTAGGACTTCTTAGCTCTGAAGATCATTAATGTATGTGGCATGAGTCTTGTAAGCTGCTTGGGGGACCCTAAAATTCTGGATAAggtccctgctctggattcttcTATATACAAAACCTTGATGCTAGTGGCTGGTCATTTTTAGCCCACTCAGGCCAGTGAACTAGGAATAGATTCAAGTGGCTAAAGAAAAAGCTGTGTGCGAATGCACTGTATACGCCCAATTTCCCAGCAGTGCCTTTCGTTCTGGTGCAGCTGGCCTGAAAGTTCCCAATATAGTGTAGTATGTGGTACTCTACAGGGTTACCTAACATCACCTACAGCTTGTAAGCTGTTTAAGGGATCTTTTGCCCCAGCCTCCTTAATGGGAATCAGTTTGTTGTTGCTTTGCTTTATTCTCTAGTTAAATTCCAAGCCACAACATGGTTATCAGCTGGTAAAGCAGTTTGGAAAAATTAGCTGGAGTCCTGAGCCAAGGCAATCCTGCAGGGCTTAACCACAAAGCAGGGCAGGATGCTGGAAGCTGAATGCACATCCTCTAGGATAAAACTAAAGGCCTACCAAGGACAGTTGTTTTGTCAAGGTGATATTCcttatgaggtagggttggtaaGCTAATAGCATTTCAAGGCACATGGATAGGGTGATGCTTTTAAATAATTGGTTGTGTGCTTGGACTCCATCTGTAATAAGACATCCGGCCTATGCTGTAAACATGCACAAATGTACAAGAGATGGCAGCCTTTCTGAAGCGATTTCATTGTATGCCAGCACAGGACAAAAAATGCTTTTGCCATTGATTTCCATGAATCTTGTTTGGGGCTAAAATACATGCAGCTTCCCTGGAGAAGATAAGAGGAAATAACTGTGTCCTTTGCTACCTTCCATGCTTTATGCAGTACTGCAGCTTACTAGTACTGTCCTGGCTGTTAGTTTTCCTTTctgctatatatatataaccaaCCCTCAGTTGTCATCTGCCTGACAGCTAAATGATAGGTTTAGCAATGAAACCGGTTaattgcagaggaggaggagaaggctggcTCAAAAGGTGTGGAGTGAAAGGCAGTAAAAATAAGGCTGTAATGAGCAATGTGTAACCACAGCAACAGTTCagtcaaaacatctaaaaatatatttattagaaaATAAGTATTTGAGGTCTATGTATATTAGCCACAAACCCACTGAAAGAAGGTCCCCCTATCTTGACAGCCCCTGTTCCAAGATTTGAAATAATACTGCAGCCAATCTACCTACAGAAGTGTATTCTCCATGATGGCACAGCCActcatttaactttttttttttttggtagaggGCTGCTATAAGGAGAGGTCTGAgttgattctttggggaagaagAAGAGAGGTGGCTGGAGAGGGGTGAACTAGGATCCACCAAAGAAGCGCTTGAGCTGCTTAGCTTGAATCTCCTGCCCACGAGCTGAGGTGTCTTATCATGCACCAATGGTTGGGGGCCTCTCATGCTTCACCCTCGCTGTCTTCTGCCAACACCTCCTGGCTGGAAGATGGGTAGACCAGGGTCTGTGATGGGCTTAGGACCGATCCAAAGAACAAGGAGCGGAACTGCAAAAGAAGCAAAAGTCAGGGGCAAGTAATTTCTTGGGACCAAGAGATCTAGAAACCTGCAAAAGCACAAGCAACAAATACGTCGCTATACCAGAATCTGGTGACAAGCGATAATACAAAGAACAGATTAGGTTAAGAAAGCTAAAAAATACATGAAAATATGCAGAGGGTATTCAGTGG
This DNA window, taken from Rhineura floridana isolate rRhiFlo1 chromosome 2, rRhiFlo1.hap2, whole genome shotgun sequence, encodes the following:
- the PPP1CA gene encoding serine/threonine-protein phosphatase PP1-alpha catalytic subunit, whose protein sequence is MSDGEKLNLDSIIGRLLEVQGSRPGKNVQLSENEIRGLCLKSREIFLSQPILLELEAPLKICGDIHGQYYDLLRLFEYGGFPPESNYLFLGDYVDRGKQSLETICLLLAYKIKYPENFFLLRGNHECASINRIYGFYDECKRRYNIKLWKTFTDCFNCLPIAAIVDEKIFCCHGGLSPDLQSMEQIRRIMRPTDVPDQGLLCDLLWSDPDKDVQGWGENDRGVSFTFGSEVVAKFLHKHDLDLICRAHQVVEDGYEFFAKRQLVTLFSAPNYCGEFDNAGAMMSVDETLMCSFQILKPADKNKGKYGQFSGLNPGGRPVTPPRNSAKAKK